Proteins found in one Arthrobacter pascens genomic segment:
- the rsmG gene encoding 16S rRNA (guanine(527)-N(7))-methyltransferase RsmG: MVDITAAELLAAEKIFGDRLDLAKRYVEHLATSGTERGLIGPREIPRLWSRHVLNCAVIESEIAHGSHVADVGSGAGLPGLCLAIARPDLELTLIEPLERRVIWLQEVVDDLGLINVTVMRTRAELAVGLVDADVVTARAVSALSNLAGLTIPLLAGKGNVVAIKGRSAGEEIEKAAKIIRKLGGVETSVLTVGEHLLEEPTTVVRIVVNKSQKKA, encoded by the coding sequence ATGGTTGACATCACGGCAGCTGAACTGCTGGCGGCTGAGAAGATCTTCGGTGACCGCCTGGACCTTGCCAAGCGCTATGTGGAGCACCTGGCAACATCCGGAACGGAGCGGGGACTCATCGGCCCACGGGAAATCCCGCGGCTGTGGAGCCGGCATGTCCTCAACTGTGCCGTTATCGAAAGCGAAATTGCGCACGGCAGCCATGTTGCCGACGTCGGCAGTGGCGCTGGCCTTCCGGGGTTGTGTCTGGCCATCGCGCGTCCGGACCTGGAGCTGACCCTGATCGAACCTCTGGAGCGCCGTGTCATCTGGCTCCAGGAGGTCGTGGATGACCTGGGTCTGATCAACGTCACTGTAATGCGGACCCGCGCCGAACTGGCAGTTGGACTCGTTGACGCCGATGTAGTGACTGCCCGTGCCGTATCGGCGCTCAGCAACCTTGCCGGACTCACCATCCCCCTTCTCGCGGGGAAGGGCAATGTTGTGGCCATCAAGGGACGCAGCGCAGGCGAGGAGATCGAGAAAGCCGCAAAGATCATCCGCAAACTCGGAGGGGTTGAGACGTCCGTGCTGACAGTCGGTGAGCATCTCCTGGAAGAACCCACCACGGTGGTACGGATCGTTGTAAATAAGTCCCAAAAGAAAGCCTAG
- a CDS encoding Jag family protein: protein MSAESTEHALSDEVIDDQDESVNDAAASTKGSAASRLEEEGDVAADYLEELLDIADIDGDIDIEVRNGRTYISIVAEEKSNSLDGLVGEDGEVLEALQELTRLAVLSATENRSRLVLDINGYRHERAGHLQKIAEDAAASVKETGKAVALEPMSAYERKIVHDAVADLGLVSESEGEGAGRHIVVSAD from the coding sequence ATGTCAGCAGAGAGCACCGAGCACGCCCTTTCCGACGAGGTCATTGACGATCAGGACGAATCCGTGAATGACGCCGCTGCTTCCACCAAAGGCTCTGCTGCCAGCCGTCTTGAAGAAGAAGGCGATGTTGCCGCCGACTACCTGGAGGAACTCCTGGACATCGCGGACATCGACGGTGACATTGATATCGAGGTCCGGAACGGGCGTACGTACATTTCCATTGTTGCCGAGGAAAAATCGAACAGCCTGGACGGCCTGGTGGGCGAAGATGGCGAGGTCCTCGAGGCCCTGCAGGAGCTGACCCGGCTCGCTGTCCTCTCCGCCACCGAGAACCGCTCACGCCTGGTGCTGGACATCAACGGCTACCGTCATGAGCGTGCCGGCCACCTGCAGAAAATTGCTGAGGATGCCGCCGCCTCCGTCAAGGAGACCGGCAAGGCCGTAGCCCTGGAACCCATGAGCGCCTACGAACGCAAGATTGTCCACGACGCCGTTGCCGATCTCGGTCTGGTCAGCGAGTCCGAAGGCGAAGGCGCAGGCCGCCACATTGTTGTATCCGCTGACTAG